A single genomic interval of Shewanella psychropiezotolerans harbors:
- a CDS encoding ATP-grasp domain-containing protein — MHTPKKVLLVDSAFSAIPIYQALCKSGFDVWTIGNRESDALALISAERWIKQDYSDVAQVQAIVEEQAFDYIVPGCTDLSIEVCQQLRGYRNFFDSEEVYANLGNKKAFRNLCQQMGLYSPVEMKLADFPRAGCFIVKPVDSYSGQGISIVDGNNLQVLSTVVEQAEQVSRSGHYIIESYIEGQLYSFSALLTSHKVVESFIVKEGSSTNPYAVDTSYIDEGFPEEVKAYLTVAMAKLSAHLQLKDGLIHLQFILRDNCAYLIEITRRCPGDLYSLLIEYSTGIPYSQLYAAYFTETKMDNLCSPRESNHIVRHTVSADKNLPFTGLELSHPISCKAIFPLSSLGEPLAIMQQKRVAIIFAEATDEQQKIALYDNFIDRSRYQVTAK, encoded by the coding sequence ATGCACACACCCAAAAAAGTATTATTAGTAGATAGTGCATTTTCGGCTATACCAATCTACCAAGCACTGTGTAAATCAGGCTTTGATGTTTGGACTATAGGTAATAGAGAGAGTGACGCTTTAGCATTAATCTCTGCAGAGCGCTGGATAAAACAAGACTATAGTGATGTAGCTCAGGTACAGGCCATAGTGGAAGAGCAAGCTTTTGACTATATCGTACCAGGCTGCACAGACTTATCTATTGAGGTTTGTCAGCAACTTAGGGGTTATAGGAACTTTTTTGATTCCGAGGAGGTGTACGCCAACTTAGGCAATAAAAAAGCATTTCGTAACTTATGTCAACAAATGGGATTATATTCTCCAGTTGAAATGAAGTTAGCAGATTTTCCTCGTGCGGGTTGTTTTATTGTTAAACCCGTCGACTCCTATAGTGGTCAAGGGATCTCTATTGTTGATGGTAATAACTTACAGGTTTTATCAACAGTTGTTGAACAGGCCGAACAGGTGAGTCGAAGCGGGCATTATATAATAGAAAGCTACATTGAAGGGCAACTTTACAGTTTTAGTGCATTATTGACAAGTCACAAAGTAGTGGAAAGCTTTATTGTCAAAGAAGGCTCATCTACAAACCCCTATGCGGTTGATACCAGCTATATTGATGAAGGTTTTCCAGAAGAGGTAAAGGCTTATTTAACCGTTGCAATGGCTAAGTTATCAGCGCATTTACAACTAAAAGATGGCTTGATTCACTTACAGTTTATACTTCGTGATAATTGTGCATATTTAATTGAAATCACTCGTCGCTGTCCAGGTGATCTGTATTCATTATTAATTGAATACAGTACAGGCATTCCTTATAGCCAGTTATATGCTGCTTATTTTACTGAGACTAAAATGGATAATTTATGTAGTCCGAGGGAGTCGAATCATATTGTTCGGCATACGGTAAGTGCAGATAAAAACCTCCCTTTTACAGGACTAGAACTGTCACATCCAATATCGTGCAAAGCCATTTTTCCACTTTCTTCGTTAGGTGAGCCGTTAGCGATAATGCAGCAAAAGCGAGTGGCGATAATTTTCGCTGAAGCTACAGATGAACAACAAAAAATCGCACTATATGATAACTTTATTGATAGAAGTCGGTATCAAGTGACAGCTAAGTAA
- a CDS encoding Gfo/Idh/MocA family protein, which yields MLKLLVIGPGLIGKKHIALICDNLRCKLEAIVTAHPAKHKDLSEDLCVPIYNLLDEALSHHQFDGAIIASPNNLHVSQAKVLLKNQIPLLIEKPLSSTIESAEELVHLSQTAQVPVLVGHHRTYSSYVDAAKKIITSPQFGRLVSVQASALFYKPTQYFLDGPWRTELGGGPILINLIHDIGMLRSLCGEIATVFAFGSNSQRLYEVEDTVAISFRFTNGALGTFLLSDCAASYKSWEMTSGENPAYPFFPNEASYHFSGTNGSLDYPNMKFNFFADKEKASWWNGFVKQEKHIDFVDPLEKQLDHFIDVIKRNAKPIVSAENGLMNMYVIEAISQSITQQRPISLRE from the coding sequence ATGTTAAAACTATTGGTGATAGGCCCTGGCCTAATTGGTAAAAAACACATAGCGCTGATTTGTGATAATCTGCGATGTAAGTTAGAAGCGATTGTGACGGCACACCCAGCCAAACATAAAGACTTGTCAGAAGACTTATGCGTTCCTATTTATAATCTGTTAGATGAGGCTCTATCACATCATCAGTTTGATGGAGCTATTATTGCGAGCCCAAATAACCTTCATGTCAGTCAAGCCAAGGTGCTGTTAAAGAACCAAATTCCGCTATTGATTGAAAAGCCTTTATCTTCGACCATTGAAAGTGCAGAAGAGCTGGTACATTTATCACAAACTGCACAAGTTCCGGTATTAGTTGGACATCATCGTACATACAGTAGCTATGTTGATGCGGCTAAAAAAATCATTACTAGTCCACAATTTGGTCGTTTAGTGAGTGTGCAAGCTAGTGCGTTATTTTATAAGCCAACTCAGTACTTTTTAGATGGTCCTTGGCGTACTGAGCTCGGTGGCGGTCCGATACTGATTAACCTTATTCACGATATAGGAATGTTACGTTCTCTATGTGGTGAGATTGCCACCGTATTTGCTTTTGGCAGTAACAGTCAGCGTCTATATGAAGTAGAGGATACCGTGGCGATTTCATTTAGGTTTACGAATGGCGCTTTAGGTACTTTTTTATTATCAGATTGTGCTGCCAGCTATAAAAGTTGGGAGATGACAAGTGGGGAAAACCCGGCTTACCCCTTTTTTCCTAATGAAGCAAGTTATCACTTCTCCGGCACAAATGGCTCGTTAGATTACCCTAATATGAAATTTAACTTCTTTGCCGACAAAGAGAAAGCATCGTGGTGGAATGGATTTGTTAAGCAAGAAAAGCACATAGATTTTGTTGACCCTCTAGAGAAGCAATTGGATCACTTTATTGATGTTATTAAGCGTAATGCTAAACCTATTGTTAGCGCCGAGAACGGCCTTATGAATATGTACGTCATAGAGGCTATTAGTCAATCAATCACTCAGCAACGACCCATCTCACTAAGGGAATAG
- a CDS encoding glycosyltransferase has product MKISIIIPVYNQEKSIQHCLTNLLQQLHSEKLEILVVDDCSTDNTFANVAAMAACSPRVKLFKTVANGGPGAARNVGLEQASGEWIMFVDSDDLLSDNAIECLLRHLSRIEADLLQQNQVDILGFDFKYSENSTNNSRVSGRRDLASLTKTKQALLNDYISLTMDGSVIYSLFSHKLIMTNNIRFRDGLHEDVDFTFKAYFYAKRISVLPETIYLKNDRLGSIVNTLTVEHIIGFFNAYREMLRFMVERSANTADFTQKYNMGLIGLTATRVLLAVEQNNTDQALYQTLFEQVISTMQHTDLDGKAWEKPAFESKYIKLYLGFISLFKQGTANIVTNVRALVDDLKPKSWSCYDLHHSIYLAPNQIRTCCKRYFVEDKIKGDVVLLDNSQYSYDSFNIDNVLKEKRKLYVDINKGASDDCDQCPFLEFKAWSDIKIEHVSLEYHSVCNMKCSYCSETYYDGKKCNYSIEGIIGELTARPEDFQCKSIVWGGGEPTLDKNFSLLINSLFDAFPSVKHRVISNATVLNDALALGIEQDKAILVTSIDAGDADVFFQVRKYRQFDKVLANLAQYATHRPKNITIKYIFLPENTSLQQVTGFVEKIKQYGLQQCNFQISYDFNESTIDDDSLVYVYILHGLLTRAKASLVFLDDLFMARLKPTNINYQYISDKLSTLGYSSLSPSVNKQTNIVIWGAGKQTEYLLKNTHFREQYRVNYIVDDTPSKIGTQFGGFDILSPEELVHNDYPILISASQSTSIIMQRCQTLGLKPTRIVRDLIV; this is encoded by the coding sequence GTGAAAATTTCTATTATTATTCCAGTTTATAATCAAGAGAAAAGTATTCAACATTGCCTTACTAACCTATTGCAGCAGTTACACTCTGAAAAACTAGAGATACTGGTTGTTGATGACTGCTCTACGGACAATACTTTTGCTAATGTTGCAGCCATGGCAGCGTGTTCACCGAGAGTAAAGTTATTCAAGACTGTGGCTAATGGTGGCCCTGGGGCGGCGCGAAATGTCGGCTTAGAGCAGGCATCTGGTGAATGGATAATGTTTGTTGATAGTGATGATTTACTGTCAGACAACGCAATTGAATGCTTATTACGACATTTGTCTAGAATAGAGGCTGATCTATTACAACAAAATCAAGTTGATATCCTTGGTTTTGACTTTAAATACAGTGAGAACTCAACTAATAATAGCCGTGTCTCGGGGAGAAGGGATTTAGCATCATTAACCAAGACTAAACAAGCGCTTTTGAATGATTATATTTCTCTTACGATGGATGGTTCGGTGATTTATTCGTTATTCAGTCACAAGTTAATTATGACTAATAACATCAGGTTTAGAGATGGTTTGCACGAAGATGTAGACTTCACGTTTAAGGCTTACTTTTACGCCAAGCGGATCTCTGTACTACCAGAAACCATTTACCTGAAAAATGATCGCCTAGGTTCAATCGTAAATACCTTAACGGTTGAACATATAATAGGTTTTTTTAACGCTTACCGAGAAATGTTGCGCTTCATGGTTGAGCGTAGCGCCAATACGGCGGACTTTACCCAGAAATATAATATGGGGCTGATAGGCTTAACAGCAACACGAGTGCTACTAGCTGTAGAGCAAAATAATACTGATCAAGCGCTTTATCAGACTCTTTTTGAACAAGTAATCAGTACCATGCAGCACACTGATTTGGACGGAAAGGCCTGGGAAAAGCCTGCGTTTGAAAGTAAGTATATTAAGTTATACCTGGGCTTTATCTCTTTGTTTAAACAAGGTACTGCGAATATAGTTACTAATGTAAGAGCACTGGTTGACGACTTAAAGCCTAAGTCTTGGAGTTGCTATGATCTACACCACTCTATTTATTTAGCACCTAATCAAATAAGAACATGTTGTAAACGTTATTTTGTTGAAGACAAAATAAAAGGCGATGTGGTGCTATTAGATAATAGTCAATATTCGTACGATTCCTTCAATATTGATAATGTACTTAAGGAAAAGCGTAAGCTGTATGTTGATATTAATAAAGGGGCTTCAGATGATTGCGATCAGTGCCCATTTTTAGAGTTTAAAGCATGGAGTGATATCAAAATTGAGCATGTTTCACTAGAGTATCATAGCGTTTGCAATATGAAGTGTAGTTACTGCAGCGAAACATATTATGACGGTAAGAAATGTAACTATTCTATTGAAGGCATAATCGGTGAATTAACTGCTAGACCTGAAGACTTTCAATGTAAGTCGATTGTTTGGGGCGGTGGAGAACCAACGCTAGATAAGAACTTTTCATTATTAATTAATAGCTTATTCGATGCATTCCCTAGCGTAAAGCATCGAGTTATTTCTAATGCTACTGTACTAAACGATGCATTGGCCTTAGGTATCGAGCAAGATAAAGCGATTTTAGTGACAAGTATTGATGCTGGTGATGCTGACGTTTTTTTCCAGGTAAGAAAATACCGACAATTTGACAAGGTACTAGCAAACTTAGCTCAGTATGCAACTCACCGCCCAAAGAACATCACTATTAAATATATTTTTCTGCCTGAGAATACCAGTTTGCAGCAGGTCACTGGTTTTGTTGAGAAGATAAAACAATACGGTTTACAACAGTGTAACTTTCAGATTAGTTATGATTTTAATGAATCGACTATTGATGATGATTCATTAGTTTATGTGTATATTTTGCATGGATTATTAACCCGAGCCAAGGCTTCACTCGTTTTCCTTGACGATCTATTTATGGCGAGATTGAAACCTACAAACATAAACTACCAGTATATCAGTGATAAGCTGAGTACATTGGGTTACTCATCGTTATCACCCTCCGTTAATAAGCAGACAAATATAGTTATTTGGGGGGCAGGTAAACAAACGGAATATTTACTGAAAAATACACATTTCAGGGAGCAATACAGGGTGAATTATATTGTTGATGATACGCCAAGTAAAATAGGCACTCAGTTTGGGGGATTTGATATCTTATCACCTGAGGAGTTGGTTCATAACGATTACCCAATACTTATTTCCGCCTCTCAAAGCACAAGTATTATAATGCAAAGATGTCAGACGTTGGGGCTTAAACCGACACGTATAGTGCGTGATCTTATTGTTTAA